Proteins encoded within one genomic window of Solea senegalensis isolate Sse05_10M linkage group LG11, IFAPA_SoseM_1, whole genome shotgun sequence:
- the LOC122777146 gene encoding pyridoxal phosphate homeostasis protein-like, which translates to MWKVAMSEEIGKALQSVVERVNQAAARRPKTLPSVPPRLVAVSKTKPPEMVVEAYRQGQRNFGENYVNELVEKASDPLILESCPEIKWHFIGHLQKSNVNKLLSVPNLFLVETVDSAKLADKVNSSWQRIRGAGVQRLKVMLQINTSGEQSKHGLPPEETVNAVKHIVSQCSALHFSGLMTIGRYGYNLTLGPNPDFQMLLSRRQELCDGLKLPVEEVELSMGMSTDFEHAIEVGATNVRVGSIIFGNRDYPNSAANTPNPSPMPSPAPSPEKTSKVVSEEAAKKMQHLTVSGH; encoded by the exons ATGTGGAAAGTGGCAATGTCGGAGGAGATTGGGAAGGCGCTACAGTCGGTGGTGGAGCGGGTGAACCAGGCGGCGGCACGGCGGCCGAAG ACTCTGCCGTCTGTGCCGCCTCGCCTCGTGGCTGTCAGCAAGACCAAACCCCCAGAGATGGTGGTGGAGGCCTACAGACAAGGACAACGCAACTTTGGAGAGAACTAC gTTAATGAACTTGTGGAGAAAGCTTCAGATCCTCTG ATTTTAGAGTCTTGCCCAGAAATCAAGTGGCACTTCATCGGTCATCTACAGAAGAGCAATGTCAACAAacttttgt CGGTGCCAAACCTGTTCCTCGTGGAGACGGTGGACTCGGCCAAACTGGCCGACAAGGTCAACAGCTCGTGGCAGCGGATCCGGGGAGCCGGCGTGCAGAGGTTAAAGGTCATGTTGCAGATCAACACCAGTGGAGAACAGA GTAAACATGGTCTCCCGCCGGAGGAGACGGTCAACGCGGTGAAGCACATCGTGTCCCAGTGCTCCGCCCTGCACTTCTCAGGACTCATGACCATTGGACGCTACGGCTACAACCTCACGCTGGGCCCTAACCCAGACTTTCAG ATGCTGCTGAGTCGGAGGCAGGAGTTATGTGACGGTCTGAAGCTGCCCGTGGAGGAGGTCGAGCTCAGCATGGGCATGTCCACGGACTTTGAACACGCG ATCGAGGTGGGCGCCACCAACGTGCGAGTGGGCAGCATCATATTCGGGAACCGGGATTATCCCAACAGTGCGGCAAACACTCCAAATCCCAGCCCGATGCCCAGTCCTGCTCCCAGTCCCGAGAAAACGTCCAAGGTGGTGTCCGAAGAAGCGGCCAAGAAGATGCAGCACCTCACCGTGTCTGGACATTGA
- the LOC122776792 gene encoding small nuclear ribonucleoprotein G-like — protein MPEPSLCDKWFRRYELEKCVLFFCLPVKLNGGRHVQGILRGFDPFMNLVVDDSVEMGPGGQQNVIGMVVIRGNSIIMLEALERV, from the exons ATGCCAGAACCATCCCTGTGTGACAAGTGGTTCAGGAGATATGAACTTGAGAAG tgtgtcctttttttctgtcttccagTGAAGCTGAATGGAGGCAGACACGTGCAGGGCATCCTGCGAGGGTTTGACCCCTTCATGAACCTGGTGGTGGATGACTCTGTGGAGATGGGGCCAGGAGGTCAACAGAACGTCATCGGCATGGTG GTGATCAGAGGAAACAGCATCATCATGCTGGAGGCGCTGGAACGAGTATGA